A window from Primulina huaijiensis isolate GDHJ02 chromosome 11, ASM1229523v2, whole genome shotgun sequence encodes these proteins:
- the LOC140988206 gene encoding E3 ubiquitin-protein ligase RMA3-like isoform X3: MAFQQNFDSSAMNFGSEGNDLLKQKMNSVSASATASENVNGCFDCNICLDSSNDPVVTLCGHLYCWPCIYKWLQVQNTSPDSDGQPKCPVCKSYISTSSVVPLYGRGTSSASKFEARKTSQLDLAIPQRPPAIGTNAVSATATSVTSDPNQPNHPNPFLPQNRTFHQHQYFTPPFGNYTATTNIFSPTINMVSEMVFARMFGSLDSSLFAHPYSNSYHFPGNGSPRMRRQEMQLDKSLNRVSIFFFCCIVLCLILF, from the coding sequence ATGGCTTTTCAGCAAAACTTTGATTCCTCTGCAATGAATTTCGGATCCGAGGGGAATGATTTGCTCAAACAAAAAATGAATTCTGTATCAGCGTCAGCAACAGCTTCAGAAAATGTAAATGGATGCTTTGATTGCAACATTTGTTTAGATTCATCTAACGACCCTGTAGTCACACTTTGCGGACATCTATACTGTTGGCCATGCATTTACAAATGGCTTCAGGTTCAAAACACGTCACCTGATTCAGATGGGCAACCTAAATGTCCGGTTTGTAAATCTTACATCTCTACCTCATCAGTGGTTCCCCTGTATGGTCGTGGTACATCCTCGGCATCCAAGTTTGAAGCTAGGAAAACTTCACAACTGGACTTGGCCATACCCCAGAGACCACCAGCAATCGGGACAAATGCGGTGTCTGCCACTGCAACATCAGTGACTTCGGATCCAAATCAGCCGAACCATCCGAACCCATTTCTGCCACAGAACCGTACATTTCATCAACATCAATATTTTACCCCACCGTTTGGTAATTATACCGCAACAACCAATATCTTCAGTCCAACCATTAACATGGTCAGTGAAATGGTGTTTGCCAGAATGTTTGGGAGCCTAGACTCGAGTTTGTTTGCTCATCCATATTCCAATTCTTACCACTTTCCAGGAAACGGTAGCCCGAGGATGAGGAGGCAAGAAATGCAGTTGGACAAGTCACTTAACAGAGTATCCATCTTCTTTTTCTGCTGCATTGTTCTGTGCCTTATCCTTTTTTAG
- the LOC140988206 gene encoding E3 ubiquitin-protein ligase RMA3-like isoform X2, with amino-acid sequence MRSIQNLSHRTSRFICFMAFQQNFDSSAMNFGSEGNDLLKQKMNSVSASATASENVNGCFDCNICLDSSNDPVVTLCGHLYCWPCIYKWLQVQNTSPDSDGQPKCPVCKSYISTSSVVPLYGRGTSSASKFEARKTSQLDLAIPQRPPAIGTNAVSATATSVTSDPNQPNHPNPFLPQNRTFHQHQYFTPPFGNYTATTNIFSPTINMVSEMVFARMFGSLDSSLFAHPYSNSYHFPGNGSPRMRRQEMQLDKSLNRVSIFFFCCIVLCLILF; translated from the exons ATGCGGTCTATCCAAAACCTTAGCCACCGAACCAGCCGCTTTATATG TTTTATGGCTTTTCAGCAAAACTTTGATTCCTCTGCAATGAATTTCGGATCCGAGGGGAATGATTTGCTCAAACAAAAAATGAATTCTGTATCAGCGTCAGCAACAGCTTCAGAAAATGTAAATGGATGCTTTGATTGCAACATTTGTTTAGATTCATCTAACGACCCTGTAGTCACACTTTGCGGACATCTATACTGTTGGCCATGCATTTACAAATGGCTTCAGGTTCAAAACACGTCACCTGATTCAGATGGGCAACCTAAATGTCCGGTTTGTAAATCTTACATCTCTACCTCATCAGTGGTTCCCCTGTATGGTCGTGGTACATCCTCGGCATCCAAGTTTGAAGCTAGGAAAACTTCACAACTGGACTTGGCCATACCCCAGAGACCACCAGCAATCGGGACAAATGCGGTGTCTGCCACTGCAACATCAGTGACTTCGGATCCAAATCAGCCGAACCATCCGAACCCATTTCTGCCACAGAACCGTACATTTCATCAACATCAATATTTTACCCCACCGTTTGGTAATTATACCGCAACAACCAATATCTTCAGTCCAACCATTAACATGGTCAGTGAAATGGTGTTTGCCAGAATGTTTGGGAGCCTAGACTCGAGTTTGTTTGCTCATCCATATTCCAATTCTTACCACTTTCCAGGAAACGGTAGCCCGAGGATGAGGAGGCAAGAAATGCAGTTGGACAAGTCACTTAACAGAGTATCCATCTTCTTTTTCTGCTGCATTGTTCTGTGCCTTATCCTTTTTTAG
- the LOC140988206 gene encoding E3 ubiquitin-protein ligase RMA3-like isoform X4: protein MVRISFSNPIILNCSIIFPFSAIVVPFPLSLFPLYIAAGIFSFRLFLSRFMAFQQNFDSSAMNFGSEGNDLLKQKMNSVSASATASENVNGCFDCNICLDSSNDPVVTLCGHLYCWPCIYKWLQVQNTSPDSDGQPKCPVCKSYISTSSVVPLYGRGTSSASKFEARKTSQLDLAIPQRPPAIGTNAVSATATSVTSDPNQPNHPNPFLPQNRTFHQHQYFTPPFGNYTATTNIFSPTINMETVARG, encoded by the exons ATGGTGCGAATCTCTTTCTCCAACCCCATTATCCTCAACTGCTCAATTATTTTCCCGTTTTCCGCCATTGTTGTCCCATttcctctctctctctttccCCTATACATTGCTGCAGGGATATTCTCCTTTCGTTTGTTTTTATCCCG TTTTATGGCTTTTCAGCAAAACTTTGATTCCTCTGCAATGAATTTCGGATCCGAGGGGAATGATTTGCTCAAACAAAAAATGAATTCTGTATCAGCGTCAGCAACAGCTTCAGAAAATGTAAATGGATGCTTTGATTGCAACATTTGTTTAGATTCATCTAACGACCCTGTAGTCACACTTTGCGGACATCTATACTGTTGGCCATGCATTTACAAATGGCTTCAGGTTCAAAACACGTCACCTGATTCAGATGGGCAACCTAAATGTCCGGTTTGTAAATCTTACATCTCTACCTCATCAGTGGTTCCCCTGTATGGTCGTGGTACATCCTCGGCATCCAAGTTTGAAGCTAGGAAAACTTCACAACTGGACTTGGCCATACCCCAGAGACCACCAGCAATCGGGACAAATGCGGTGTCTGCCACTGCAACATCAGTGACTTCGGATCCAAATCAGCCGAACCATCCGAACCCATTTCTGCCACAGAACCGTACATTTCATCAACATCAATATTTTACCCCACCGTTTGGTAATTATACCGCAACAACCAATATCTTCAGTCCAACCATTAACATG GAAACGGTAGCCCGAGGATGA
- the LOC140988206 gene encoding E3 ubiquitin-protein ligase RMA3-like isoform X5, with amino-acid sequence MNFGSEGNDLLKQKMNSVSASATASENVNGCFDCNICLDSSNDPVVTLCGHLYCWPCIYKWLQVQNTSPDSDGQPKCPVCKSYISTSSVVPLYGRGTSSASKFEARKTSQLDLAIPQRPPAIGTNAVSATATSVTSDPNQPNHPNPFLPQNRTFHQHQYFTPPFGNYTATTNIFSPTINMVSEMVFARMFGSLDSSLFAHPYSNSYHFPGNGSPRMRRQEMQLDKSLNRVSIFFFCCIVLCLILF; translated from the coding sequence ATGAATTTCGGATCCGAGGGGAATGATTTGCTCAAACAAAAAATGAATTCTGTATCAGCGTCAGCAACAGCTTCAGAAAATGTAAATGGATGCTTTGATTGCAACATTTGTTTAGATTCATCTAACGACCCTGTAGTCACACTTTGCGGACATCTATACTGTTGGCCATGCATTTACAAATGGCTTCAGGTTCAAAACACGTCACCTGATTCAGATGGGCAACCTAAATGTCCGGTTTGTAAATCTTACATCTCTACCTCATCAGTGGTTCCCCTGTATGGTCGTGGTACATCCTCGGCATCCAAGTTTGAAGCTAGGAAAACTTCACAACTGGACTTGGCCATACCCCAGAGACCACCAGCAATCGGGACAAATGCGGTGTCTGCCACTGCAACATCAGTGACTTCGGATCCAAATCAGCCGAACCATCCGAACCCATTTCTGCCACAGAACCGTACATTTCATCAACATCAATATTTTACCCCACCGTTTGGTAATTATACCGCAACAACCAATATCTTCAGTCCAACCATTAACATGGTCAGTGAAATGGTGTTTGCCAGAATGTTTGGGAGCCTAGACTCGAGTTTGTTTGCTCATCCATATTCCAATTCTTACCACTTTCCAGGAAACGGTAGCCCGAGGATGAGGAGGCAAGAAATGCAGTTGGACAAGTCACTTAACAGAGTATCCATCTTCTTTTTCTGCTGCATTGTTCTGTGCCTTATCCTTTTTTAG
- the LOC140988206 gene encoding E3 ubiquitin-protein ligase RMA3-like isoform X1: MVRISFSNPIILNCSIIFPFSAIVVPFPLSLFPLYIAAGIFSFRLFLSRFMAFQQNFDSSAMNFGSEGNDLLKQKMNSVSASATASENVNGCFDCNICLDSSNDPVVTLCGHLYCWPCIYKWLQVQNTSPDSDGQPKCPVCKSYISTSSVVPLYGRGTSSASKFEARKTSQLDLAIPQRPPAIGTNAVSATATSVTSDPNQPNHPNPFLPQNRTFHQHQYFTPPFGNYTATTNIFSPTINMVSEMVFARMFGSLDSSLFAHPYSNSYHFPGNGSPRMRRQEMQLDKSLNRVSIFFFCCIVLCLILF, encoded by the exons ATGGTGCGAATCTCTTTCTCCAACCCCATTATCCTCAACTGCTCAATTATTTTCCCGTTTTCCGCCATTGTTGTCCCATttcctctctctctctttccCCTATACATTGCTGCAGGGATATTCTCCTTTCGTTTGTTTTTATCCCG TTTTATGGCTTTTCAGCAAAACTTTGATTCCTCTGCAATGAATTTCGGATCCGAGGGGAATGATTTGCTCAAACAAAAAATGAATTCTGTATCAGCGTCAGCAACAGCTTCAGAAAATGTAAATGGATGCTTTGATTGCAACATTTGTTTAGATTCATCTAACGACCCTGTAGTCACACTTTGCGGACATCTATACTGTTGGCCATGCATTTACAAATGGCTTCAGGTTCAAAACACGTCACCTGATTCAGATGGGCAACCTAAATGTCCGGTTTGTAAATCTTACATCTCTACCTCATCAGTGGTTCCCCTGTATGGTCGTGGTACATCCTCGGCATCCAAGTTTGAAGCTAGGAAAACTTCACAACTGGACTTGGCCATACCCCAGAGACCACCAGCAATCGGGACAAATGCGGTGTCTGCCACTGCAACATCAGTGACTTCGGATCCAAATCAGCCGAACCATCCGAACCCATTTCTGCCACAGAACCGTACATTTCATCAACATCAATATTTTACCCCACCGTTTGGTAATTATACCGCAACAACCAATATCTTCAGTCCAACCATTAACATGGTCAGTGAAATGGTGTTTGCCAGAATGTTTGGGAGCCTAGACTCGAGTTTGTTTGCTCATCCATATTCCAATTCTTACCACTTTCCAGGAAACGGTAGCCCGAGGATGAGGAGGCAAGAAATGCAGTTGGACAAGTCACTTAACAGAGTATCCATCTTCTTTTTCTGCTGCATTGTTCTGTGCCTTATCCTTTTTTAG